The genomic DNA GGCCTCCTCTGGCACACGGACCTCAAACCCCACGCCACCGGCGATTTCTCCATCGCCGTCGTCCAGGCCAACGACTCCCTAGAGGACCAGGGGCAGGTGCTCGCCTCTCCCTCCGCCACGTACTTTGGCGTCTTCGACGGCCACGGCGGCCCCGAGGCGTCCCGCTTCGTCAACCGACGCCTCTTCTCCCACCTCCACAGTAagaattttgtttgtttgtttgtttgtttctgTAATCGATGTTTGTGGATTTCAACGCGCTCGAAGAAATGTCTCACTCGTCGAAACTTCGCAGAGTTTGCGTCGGAGGAAGGAGGCCTCTCCGTCGAGGTGATTCAGAAGGCATTCAGTGCCACCGAAGAAGAGTTCCTCCAGCTGGTGAAGAGCTCGTGGTCGTCTCGGCCGAAGATCGCGTCCGTGGGCTCGTGCTGCCTCGTCGGGGCCATCACCAGCGACGTGCTCTACGTGGCGAACCTGGGGGACTCTCGAGCGGTGCTTGGCAAGCGGGGTGCTGACGGGAGGTCTGTGGTCGCGGAGAGGCTGTCGAGGGACCACAACGTCGCGGAGGAGGACGTCAGGAAGGAGCTCGCTCAGCTCCACCCCGACGACTCCCGCTTATTGCTGTGCAATCGAGGCGTCTGGCGGATCAAAGGCATAATTCAGGTACCAAAATCAAGACTTTTCGCCTATTTTCGTCGTGTTTATAGTGATAAGTGTGCGAATTTGCTGATCAGGTGTCGAGGTCGATCGGCGACGCCTACTTGAAGAAACCCGACTTCTCCAAGGACCCCTTGTTCCAGCAGTTTGCCTCCCCCATTCCTCTCAAGCGGCCTGTGATGAGCTCGGAGCCTTCGATCAAGATGCGCCAGCTCGATCAACAAGACCTCTTTCTGATATTTGCCTCCGATGGCCTATGGGAGCAACTCACCGATCAGGCTGCGGTCGATATCGTCTTGAAGAACCCCAGATCAGTAAGCTCTTCGTCGTCTTCTTCTTTAATTTCTCAAATCTACTCGTCCTCAATCTGAAGAGATGGCTTGTATCAAATTTTGCAGGGAATCGCAAAGCGACTGGTCAAAGCTGCCCTCACTGAAGCTGCAAAGAAGAAGGAAATGAAGTACGATGACTTGAAGAATCTAGAGAAGGGAACGAGGCGGCG from Zingiber officinale cultivar Zhangliang chromosome 4A, Zo_v1.1, whole genome shotgun sequence includes the following:
- the LOC121970791 gene encoding probable protein phosphatase 2C 78 codes for the protein MRLRCCWRPFRCCFGWHRGCRQGGDGLLWHTDLKPHATGDFSIAVVQANDSLEDQGQVLASPSATYFGVFDGHGGPEASRFVNRRLFSHLHKFASEEGGLSVEVIQKAFSATEEEFLQLVKSSWSSRPKIASVGSCCLVGAITSDVLYVANLGDSRAVLGKRGADGRSVVAERLSRDHNVAEEDVRKELAQLHPDDSRLLLCNRGVWRIKGIIQVSRSIGDAYLKKPDFSKDPLFQQFASPIPLKRPVMSSEPSIKMRQLDQQDLFLIFASDGLWEQLTDQAAVDIVLKNPRSGIAKRLVKAALTEAAKKKEMKYDDLKNLEKGTRRRFHDDITVIVIYLDGFKGETSGVMGSVFDCTNAPVDICSLKDV